A stretch of Flavobacterium sp. N2270 DNA encodes these proteins:
- the panC gene encoding pantoate--beta-alanine ligase, whose amino-acid sequence MQVFHRKSELTNFLNSQITDFKTIGFVPTMGALHSGHLSLIQNSLKNNALTVVSIFVNPTQFNNSEDLKKYPRTLEKDIEKINTLSDKIILYAPSVEDIYEKKIESTAFNFDGIENQMEGKHRPGHFDGVGTIVKKLFEIIQPTRAYFGEKDFQQLQIVKKMVSKEKLPVKIIGCEILREPNGLAMSSRNERLSKETRQNAAIIYSFLQKAKVLFKTKSAQEILNLAKKTFQTNPYFELEYFEISDEEKLLPCLRKNKSKKYRAFIAVYVEGIRLIDNISLTE is encoded by the coding sequence ATGCAAGTTTTCCATAGAAAATCAGAATTAACAAATTTTTTAAACTCGCAAATTACTGATTTTAAAACAATTGGCTTTGTTCCTACAATGGGAGCTTTGCATTCTGGACACCTGTCTTTAATACAAAACTCCTTAAAAAACAACGCATTAACTGTTGTAAGTATTTTTGTAAACCCAACACAATTTAACAATAGTGAAGACTTAAAGAAATACCCAAGAACCTTAGAAAAAGATATTGAAAAAATAAATACATTAAGCGATAAAATAATTTTATATGCACCTTCGGTAGAAGATATTTACGAAAAAAAAATTGAATCTACAGCCTTTAACTTTGATGGAATAGAAAATCAAATGGAAGGCAAACATAGACCAGGACATTTTGATGGAGTTGGAACAATAGTAAAAAAATTATTCGAAATCATACAACCAACAAGGGCTTATTTTGGAGAAAAAGACTTTCAGCAGCTTCAAATAGTTAAAAAAATGGTTTCTAAAGAAAAACTACCTGTGAAAATTATAGGTTGTGAAATTCTAAGAGAACCAAACGGATTAGCAATGAGTTCTAGAAACGAAAGACTTTCAAAAGAAACAAGACAAAACGCAGCAATAATTTATAGCTTTTTACAGAAAGCTAAAGTTTTATTTAAAACAAAATCGGCACAAGAGATTTTAAACTTAGCTAAGAAAACTTTCCAAACAAATCCTTATTTTGAGCTTGAATACTTTGAAATAAGTGACGAAGAAAAATTACTACCTTGTTTAAGGAAAAATAAATCAAAAAAATACAGAGCATTTATAGCAGTTTATGTTGAAGGAATAAGACTAATCGACAACATATCTCTAACAGAATAA
- the panD gene encoding aspartate 1-decarboxylase yields the protein MHIQVVKSKIHRVTVTGADLNYIGSITIDEALLEASNIIEGEKVQIVNINNGERLETYAIKGPRNTGEITLNGPAARKVHRGDIIIIISYATLEFEEAKKFKPCLVFPNEKDNSLT from the coding sequence ATGCATATTCAAGTAGTAAAATCAAAAATTCATAGAGTAACCGTTACCGGTGCTGATTTGAATTACATCGGAAGCATTACAATTGACGAAGCGTTATTGGAAGCATCCAACATTATTGAAGGAGAAAAAGTACAAATCGTAAACATAAATAATGGTGAACGATTAGAAACTTACGCAATAAAAGGACCTCGAAACACAGGAGAAATAACACTTAATGGTCCGGCCGCAAGAAAAGTTCATAGAGGTGATATCATAATTATCATTTCTTACGCAACTTTAGAGTTTGAAGAAGCAAAAAAATTCAAACCTTGTTTAGTTTTTCCTAACGAGAAAGACAATTCTTTAACCTAG
- a CDS encoding lysylphosphatidylglycerol synthase transmembrane domain-containing protein, which translates to MKKKINNTLSIALPLLLGVFLIIYTYKSFTPDQIEKLKNSILGANYKYVIISGFLAFSGYVLRAYRWKYTLEYVGYKSNFKLNLIAVSIGYFLNLTIPRSGEFSRAALLTKYDGVPFDKAFGTIISERIIDFIVLIIFILTAVVLEFNTLKSFLLEYIPLKKLIILLILGVISTLIGIYLMIYSKLKWVLWIKQKISGLTDGALSVFKMPNKLPFIVITLLIWLTYVLMFYSIIFALEETQVISFGAVLVAFVIGSLTIAFTNGGFGFFPVLIAKILFLYNIPIEAGNAFGWIVWTSQLIITILLGGIAFLILPSLTKKK; encoded by the coding sequence TTGAAAAAAAAAATAAACAATACTCTGAGTATAGCGCTCCCATTGTTATTGGGAGTTTTTTTAATTATATATACTTATAAATCGTTTACACCTGATCAAATAGAAAAACTTAAAAACTCAATATTAGGTGCAAATTATAAATATGTAATAATTTCTGGGTTTTTAGCTTTCTCTGGATATGTTTTAAGAGCTTATCGATGGAAGTACACTCTTGAATACGTAGGATATAAGTCTAATTTCAAATTAAACCTAATTGCTGTAAGTATAGGTTATTTTTTAAATTTAACCATTCCTAGGTCTGGTGAATTTTCTAGAGCCGCATTACTAACAAAATATGATGGAGTTCCTTTCGACAAAGCTTTTGGAACTATTATTTCTGAACGAATTATAGATTTCATTGTTTTAATTATTTTTATACTTACAGCTGTAGTTTTAGAATTCAACACCCTTAAAAGTTTTTTATTAGAATACATTCCATTAAAAAAATTAATCATTTTATTAATTCTCGGAGTCATCTCTACATTAATTGGAATTTATTTAATGATTTACTCTAAATTGAAATGGGTTTTATGGATAAAACAGAAAATCTCTGGACTTACAGACGGTGCGTTAAGTGTTTTTAAAATGCCAAATAAACTACCTTTCATTGTAATAACATTATTAATTTGGCTTACTTATGTATTAATGTTCTACTCCATTATTTTTGCATTAGAAGAGACTCAAGTAATTTCATTTGGAGCAGTATTAGTCGCATTTGTAATTGGAAGTTTAACAATAGCCTTTACCAATGGTGGATTTGGTTTTTTCCCTGTTTTAATTGCTAAAATATTATTTTTATACAACATTCCAATAGAAGCGGGAAATGCTTTTGGATGGATTGTTTGGACTTCACAATTAATAATTACCATTCTTTTAGGTGGAATTGCTTTTTTAATACTCCCATCACTAACAAAAAAGAAATAA
- a CDS encoding alpha/beta hydrolase has translation MKSKLFLILFLSAITTFAQRIPESIDSKKLNGTREFTVVLPTTYESSPDKKYPVLVLLDGEYLLSPFEGILKYGNYWDDLPEMIIVSIPQNYGETRYLDSEFDEAGFPTATGASFFEFIGIELLPYVEKKYRTQPFRVIAGHDTTAGFMNSYLYKDNPVFNGYISLSPEFAFDMEKRVPERLALISKPIFYYQAMAEGDKDELKERALTLTQNVKAIPNAKFKFASEEIIGTTHYSVVANAIPSALYFMFDGYAPISMTEFQTKIVTLDKGYAQYLIDKYTTLQEKLGIDIKPRLTDFKAIEAAILKNKAYPELQELSKYAEKNYPKTTLSVYHQALYYEKMGEYKKATKEYKSAFTKEEIRELTKDFMISRSEDLKNKQDKSKVEEYAEPAPVEEGEKKEGE, from the coding sequence ATGAAATCAAAATTGTTTTTAATCCTTTTCTTAAGTGCTATTACCACTTTTGCTCAACGTATTCCAGAATCAATTGACTCTAAAAAATTAAATGGAACAAGAGAATTTACTGTCGTTCTACCTACAACTTACGAAAGTTCTCCCGATAAAAAATATCCGGTATTAGTATTATTAGATGGTGAATATTTATTAAGTCCGTTTGAAGGAATTCTTAAATACGGTAATTATTGGGATGATTTACCTGAAATGATTATCGTTTCAATTCCTCAAAATTATGGAGAAACAAGATATTTAGACAGTGAATTTGATGAAGCAGGTTTTCCTACTGCTACTGGAGCTAGTTTTTTTGAATTTATTGGTATTGAATTATTGCCTTACGTTGAAAAAAAATACAGAACACAACCTTTTAGAGTAATCGCAGGTCACGATACTACTGCAGGTTTTATGAATTCATATTTATACAAAGACAATCCTGTTTTTAATGGTTACATTTCGCTTTCTCCAGAATTTGCATTCGATATGGAAAAAAGAGTTCCAGAAAGATTGGCTTTAATTTCAAAACCAATTTTTTATTACCAAGCAATGGCTGAAGGAGATAAAGACGAATTAAAGGAAAGAGCATTAACTTTAACCCAAAATGTAAAAGCAATTCCTAATGCAAAATTCAAGTTTGCCTCTGAAGAAATTATTGGAACAACTCACTATTCAGTAGTTGCAAATGCTATTCCTAGTGCTCTATATTTTATGTTCGATGGTTATGCACCAATTTCTATGACCGAATTTCAAACTAAAATTGTAACATTAGACAAAGGTTATGCGCAGTATTTAATTGACAAATACACAACTTTACAAGAAAAACTAGGAATTGATATTAAACCAAGATTAACTGACTTTAAAGCAATTGAAGCCGCTATCTTAAAAAACAAAGCGTACCCAGAATTACAAGAATTATCAAAATATGCTGAAAAAAATTACCCAAAAACAACATTAAGTGTTTATCACCAAGCATTGTACTATGAAAAAATGGGTGAATACAAAAAAGCTACAAAAGAATATAAAAGTGCATTTACTAAAGAAGAAATACGCGAATTAACAAAGGACTTTATGATTTCTCGTTCTGAAGATTTAAAAAACAAGCAAGACAAATCTAAAGTTGAAGAATATGCAGAACCAGCACCTGTTGAAGAAGGTGAGAAAAAAGAAGGCGAATAA
- the radA gene encoding DNA repair protein RadA gives MAKVKTSFFCQNCGTPFSKWQGQCHNCKEWNTIVEEIVQKEEKKAWKSDSGSTSRASKPLLVKEIDSSQEIRLNTNDNELNRVLGGGIVPGSLILLGGEPGIGKSTLLLQISLKLPYKTLYVSGEESQKQIKMRAERITPNGDNCYILTETKTQNIFKQIQEMQPEIVIIDSIQTLHTDYIESSAGSISQIRECTAELIKFAKETNTPVLLIGHITKDGTIAGPKILEHMVDTVLQFEGDRNHVYRILRSLKNRFGSTAELGIYEMLGSGLREVENPSEILISHKEEALSGTAIACTLEGMRPLMIEIQALVSSAVYGTPQRSTTGYNAKRLNMILAVLEKRAGFRLGTKDVFLNITGGISVEDTAIDLAVVAAILSSNEDIAIEDGFCFAGEVGLSGEIRPVNRIDQRIQEAEKLGFTSILVSKHNKISLKNTKIKVVLVSKIEDVVGELFG, from the coding sequence ATGGCTAAAGTTAAAACTTCGTTTTTTTGTCAAAATTGTGGTACACCGTTTTCAAAATGGCAAGGACAATGTCATAATTGTAAAGAATGGAACACCATTGTTGAAGAAATAGTTCAAAAAGAAGAAAAAAAAGCATGGAAAAGTGATTCGGGTTCAACCTCAAGAGCTTCAAAACCGCTTTTAGTTAAAGAAATAGATTCGTCTCAAGAAATACGTTTAAACACTAATGATAACGAATTAAACAGAGTTCTTGGTGGCGGAATTGTGCCTGGTTCTCTTATATTATTAGGCGGAGAACCGGGAATTGGAAAAAGCACCTTATTACTTCAAATTTCTCTAAAATTACCTTATAAAACCTTATATGTTTCGGGCGAAGAAAGTCAGAAACAAATAAAAATGCGTGCGGAAAGAATTACGCCAAATGGCGACAATTGTTACATTCTTACCGAAACCAAAACGCAAAACATATTTAAACAAATTCAGGAAATGCAACCTGAAATTGTCATTATTGATTCTATACAAACCCTACATACCGATTATATTGAATCTTCAGCTGGAAGTATTTCTCAAATTAGAGAATGTACGGCCGAACTGATAAAATTTGCAAAAGAAACCAATACTCCGGTTCTATTAATTGGTCACATTACCAAAGATGGAACCATTGCAGGTCCGAAAATTTTGGAACACATGGTCGATACCGTTTTACAGTTTGAAGGCGACAGAAATCACGTGTATAGAATTTTACGTTCGTTAAAAAACCGATTTGGTTCAACTGCAGAACTAGGAATTTATGAAATGCTAGGAAGTGGTTTACGCGAAGTTGAAAACCCTTCTGAAATTTTAATTTCCCACAAAGAAGAAGCTTTATCAGGAACCGCAATTGCTTGTACATTGGAAGGAATGCGTCCGTTAATGATCGAAATTCAAGCATTAGTAAGCTCTGCAGTTTATGGAACACCTCAACGAAGCACAACAGGTTATAATGCCAAACGGTTAAACATGATATTGGCCGTTTTAGAAAAAAGAGCTGGTTTTCGTTTAGGTACAAAAGATGTATTTTTAAACATTACTGGTGGAATTTCTGTGGAAGACACAGCAATTGATTTAGCCGTTGTAGCTGCTATTTTATCGTCTAATGAAGACATTGCCATTGAAGACGGATTTTGTTTTGCAGGTGAAGTTGGACTTTCGGGCGAAATACGCCCAGTTAACAGAATTGACCAACGCATACAAGAAGCTGAAAAACTTGGATTTACTTCTATTTTGGTTTCAAAACACAATAAAATTTCCTTAAAAAACACGAAAATAAAAGTGGTTTTGGTTTCGAAAATTGAAGATGTTGTAGGTGAGTTGTTTGGGTAA